Proteins found in one Corynebacterium canis genomic segment:
- a CDS encoding DUF5979 domain-containing protein has translation MVANAATDHAESYGQDLNIKRNKVDVESESYVQSPLRQGEQLQSTFTWVIPKGEQRPKPGDTMTVHLPEWLRPTEDHTDLKAGDYTTCSWSKAATDVKCTFTDKVKDAKDKELSGHFVLGMNAFENKGIDPIRWGKKDTDVFSLVVGDTSDKVEPPNEDTHLPVAPSANARTGPITTSLQSFREVEYDGESYVRLQWVVDVPAENFDLAQSLTLKDTLQEVKSDAWGGWTVPQYMAPDMEIEILRRDGGATEHGVWDASEPGCAAAHEQGIDCADLVATIRGNEVMERPGRIVEGVSIEGGIPELEWHEKLPTDFKLKMTPLVKGAAYRIVFYTFVPAENLPAHGAEERAIAQNTLDLNGLTIKSDEHAEIFTQPVDGSGATATMGMFRIENAVVGDTGKAEEKEFGFNFDCEGVTGELTAKARGTSKESPKFKHGTTCTVTQDEERSKLEGYKVDVGENPRTIVVEAGEVKALRFGTVYEAPPKSGTFAVRSVIADPKPEGADPQREYVIRYECDKPSNDGTVQGPAELKVKGDGSVVESPEFLAGTKCTIQGEDEEAAAVDGQRLVPHLDKTEIVVPVGSGAATPVATVQVTNTYVPQVSRFVVNNLVEGTDALVEPVTYRYTCGAARGELQARPGENVESPEFPVGTQCEVELDTTSARVPGFDLTTNQDKLRQKVTLGATDAPFAPAEFHLEYAAQTGTFKVKNKVVTVGGKGRVPEVFDFGYTCTRDGAPEIQGEITGVADGSTKESEPIPAGYRCAVHSDDPHTAGSTLVTDIGSPVEIAKDNTPEVEITHAYARGKGDMTITMKLEDPKASTTGGAYTFQYVCKPPADKAGGGDVVGTLGAIGAGEAATSESIPEGSTCTVTQQDNGFAGGDLANSGYNSVLVLERNKQTQMQAVRKYDDRRGTLRITNAAAGSGADMPQAKEHKAHVSYVCTSNSVTVSEGNLTLKPGEHADIHDVQVGAECTVSADIDMLETDEVRYESEESVVEVVAPKITAKDGTSEAVLRNVYTELGKVEVGTSLDGPAAKIISDQNTYTFEATWQEMGQEFAEEFTVRAGETYKDLPALPVGTPVTIREILPENSAVVHWGLPGYISDPPEALNNHGDGNVTVNVQPRKRVKLNVANTANPPAWWLAVPFAPMMVGQAGGAASTTPQAENDGSASEHSDTAD, from the coding sequence GTGGTCGCGAATGCGGCCACGGATCATGCGGAAAGCTATGGTCAAGACCTGAATATCAAGCGCAACAAAGTCGACGTAGAGAGCGAAAGCTATGTGCAGTCCCCACTGCGCCAAGGCGAGCAATTGCAATCCACGTTTACCTGGGTGATTCCTAAAGGTGAGCAACGCCCGAAACCGGGCGACACGATGACTGTTCACCTGCCCGAGTGGCTACGGCCAACCGAGGATCACACAGATTTGAAAGCCGGTGACTACACCACGTGTTCGTGGTCAAAGGCGGCGACGGATGTGAAATGTACCTTTACTGACAAAGTAAAGGACGCGAAAGATAAAGAACTCAGCGGCCACTTCGTTTTAGGTATGAATGCCTTTGAAAATAAGGGCATTGATCCAATACGTTGGGGTAAAAAAGACACCGACGTATTTTCTTTGGTGGTTGGAGACACGAGCGATAAAGTCGAGCCACCAAACGAAGACACACACTTGCCGGTAGCGCCGAGCGCAAATGCACGCACTGGTCCCATCACGACGTCATTGCAAAGCTTCCGCGAAGTGGAGTACGACGGCGAATCTTATGTGCGTTTGCAATGGGTCGTGGACGTGCCGGCAGAAAACTTCGATCTCGCGCAATCGCTGACCCTCAAGGACACGCTGCAAGAAGTGAAGTCCGATGCGTGGGGTGGCTGGACGGTGCCGCAATACATGGCACCTGACATGGAAATTGAGATCCTGCGCCGCGACGGGGGCGCCACGGAACACGGCGTGTGGGACGCCAGTGAACCGGGCTGCGCCGCCGCCCATGAGCAGGGCATTGATTGCGCGGATCTGGTTGCCACCATTCGCGGCAATGAAGTGATGGAACGCCCCGGACGCATCGTGGAAGGGGTATCAATCGAAGGCGGCATCCCCGAGCTGGAATGGCATGAAAAACTTCCCACCGATTTCAAGCTCAAAATGACCCCTCTGGTCAAGGGCGCCGCGTATCGCATTGTGTTTTATACCTTCGTTCCCGCCGAAAACCTTCCTGCCCATGGCGCCGAAGAGCGCGCCATTGCGCAAAACACGCTCGATCTCAATGGTTTGACTATTAAGTCGGACGAGCACGCGGAGATCTTTACCCAACCGGTCGATGGATCGGGGGCTACGGCCACAATGGGCATGTTCCGCATTGAGAATGCAGTTGTTGGCGATACCGGGAAGGCCGAGGAAAAGGAGTTTGGATTTAACTTTGATTGTGAAGGCGTCACCGGCGAATTAACGGCGAAAGCCCGCGGCACCTCCAAGGAATCCCCCAAGTTCAAGCACGGAACAACGTGCACCGTAACCCAGGATGAGGAGCGCAGCAAGCTGGAGGGCTACAAGGTTGACGTGGGCGAAAACCCGCGCACCATCGTGGTGGAGGCCGGGGAGGTCAAGGCCCTGCGCTTTGGCACCGTCTATGAAGCCCCGCCAAAATCGGGGACCTTCGCCGTGCGCAGCGTGATCGCCGACCCCAAGCCGGAAGGCGCGGACCCACAACGCGAATACGTCATCCGCTACGAATGCGATAAACCAAGCAACGACGGAACCGTGCAAGGCCCCGCCGAGCTGAAGGTGAAGGGCGATGGCAGCGTCGTCGAATCGCCCGAATTCTTGGCAGGCACCAAGTGCACCATCCAAGGCGAAGACGAGGAGGCCGCAGCGGTCGACGGTCAACGCCTAGTCCCGCACCTGGACAAAACCGAGATCGTGGTGCCGGTTGGCTCCGGCGCCGCAACACCCGTGGCCACCGTCCAAGTGACCAATACCTACGTGCCGCAAGTCTCCCGATTCGTGGTAAACAACCTCGTCGAAGGGACCGATGCGCTCGTAGAACCGGTCACCTATCGCTACACCTGCGGCGCCGCCCGCGGCGAATTGCAGGCCCGCCCCGGGGAAAACGTGGAATCCCCCGAATTCCCCGTAGGCACCCAATGCGAAGTGGAACTGGACACCACCTCCGCCCGCGTACCCGGCTTTGACCTCACCACCAACCAGGACAAATTGCGCCAAAAGGTGACACTCGGCGCGACCGATGCGCCATTCGCGCCAGCCGAATTTCACCTCGAATACGCCGCCCAAACCGGCACATTCAAGGTGAAAAACAAGGTAGTCACCGTCGGCGGCAAAGGCCGCGTACCCGAAGTATTCGACTTCGGATACACCTGCACCCGCGACGGCGCGCCCGAAATCCAAGGGGAAATCACCGGCGTCGCCGACGGCAGCACCAAGGAATCCGAACCCATCCCGGCCGGATACCGCTGCGCCGTCCACAGCGACGACCCGCACACCGCCGGATCCACCCTGGTCACGGATATCGGCTCGCCAGTGGAAATAGCCAAAGACAACACCCCAGAAGTGGAGATCACACACGCCTACGCCCGCGGCAAAGGCGACATGACCATCACCATGAAACTGGAAGATCCCAAAGCATCCACCACCGGAGGCGCCTACACATTCCAATACGTATGCAAACCCCCCGCCGACAAGGCTGGCGGTGGCGACGTGGTAGGAACGTTGGGCGCAATCGGAGCGGGCGAGGCCGCGACGTCGGAAAGCATCCCGGAAGGGTCGACGTGCACAGTGACACAGCAAGACAACGGTTTTGCGGGCGGCGACCTGGCAAACTCCGGATACAACAGCGTGCTCGTGCTCGAACGCAACAAACAAACGCAAATGCAAGCAGTACGCAAATACGACGACCGCCGCGGCACCCTACGAATCACCAACGCGGCCGCCGGATCCGGAGCGGACATGCCGCAAGCCAAAGAACACAAAGCGCACGTCAGCTACGTCTGCACCTCCAATAGCGTGACCGTCTCCGAAGGAAACCTCACGCTCAAACCAGGAGAACACGCGGACATCCACGACGTGCAAGTCGGCGCAGAATGCACGGTCAGCGCAGACATCGACATGCTGGAGACCGACGAAGTGCGCTACGAAAGCGAAGAATCCGTCGTCGAAGTAGTAGCACCCAAGATCACAGCAAAAGACGGCACCTCCGAAGCCGTGCTGCGAAACGTGTACACCGAACTCGGCAAAGTGGAAGTGGGCACCTCGCTCGACGGGCCCGCAGCCAAGATCATCTCCGACCAAAACACCTACACGTTCGAAGCAACATGGCAAGAAATGGGCCAAGAATTCGCCGAAGAATTCACGGTCCGGGCAGGAGAAACCTACAAGGACCTGCCGGCGCTGCCAGTAGGAACGCCGGTAACCATTCGGGAGATCCTGCCCGAAAACAGCGCCGTGGTGCACTGGGGATTGCCCGGCTATATCAGCGATCCCCCGGAGGCACTGAACAATCACGGCGACGGAAACGTGACCGTGAACGTGCAACCGCGCAAACGCGTGAAACTCAACGTGGCAAACACCGCAAACCCACCCGCTTGGTGGCTGGCCGTGCCCTTTGCGCCAATGATGGTGGGGCAGGCAGGCGGTGCGGCCTCGACTACACCACAAGCCGAGAATGACGGGTCGGCTTCCGAGCATTCAGATACGGCGGATTAG
- a CDS encoding DUF4381 domain-containing protein, producing the protein MKRVVATACVTLAFTLPNPIAHAQDKVTVNNQQCVVSAEEQQAIQDFWDEIESQAREQRIAEIDKIIPDFAADIKRYDTEDAPIANELQQKLTEANVTETLAELSSKTSEFTQNPEFQTAYTYEQTIHAASSIGDDPSATVKQQLTEKQRTRLDEIRINVFDQGDTPLRYNARQHELKEALEACADEIAPPPTWPWYVLGCAIIAALIGARAWWNSRKPNRHAKAMQ; encoded by the coding sequence ATGAAACGTGTTGTTGCTACCGCCTGCGTGACCCTCGCCTTCACCCTCCCAAACCCCATCGCGCACGCGCAAGACAAGGTGACAGTAAATAATCAGCAATGCGTGGTCAGCGCGGAGGAGCAGCAGGCAATCCAGGACTTCTGGGACGAGATTGAGTCCCAGGCCCGCGAGCAGCGCATCGCCGAGATCGACAAAATCATCCCGGATTTCGCTGCGGACATCAAGCGTTATGACACGGAAGACGCCCCCATCGCCAACGAGCTGCAACAAAAGCTTACCGAGGCAAACGTCACGGAAACCCTCGCCGAGCTTTCCTCGAAGACTTCCGAATTCACCCAAAACCCCGAATTCCAAACCGCATATACGTACGAACAAACGATCCATGCCGCTTCTTCGATTGGCGACGACCCGTCCGCCACCGTTAAACAGCAACTCACCGAAAAGCAGCGCACACGCTTGGACGAGATACGTATAAATGTGTTCGACCAAGGAGATACCCCCTTGCGTTACAACGCGCGGCAGCACGAACTGAAAGAAGCCCTCGAAGCCTGCGCGGATGAAATCGCTCCCCCGCCGACGTGGCCTTGGTACGTCCTAGGCTGCGCCATCATTGCGGCGCTGATCGGCGCGCGGGCGTGGTGGAATTCTCGGAAACCCAACCGACACGCGAAGGCGATGCAATAA
- a CDS encoding carbon starvation CstA family protein: MLTNTATPVPPPPQGVEYVYSETCELPVGVNDRRGMSPLKKIALAVVAIAAAAGWGTIAVARGETVNAVWLVLAAVGSYIIGFTFYARLIEYKVVKPRSDRATPAEYANDGKDFMPTDRRVLFGHHFAAIAGAGPLVGPVMAAQMGYLPSTMWIVIGVIFAGAVQDYLVLWISTRRKGRSLGQMIRDEMGVVGGTAGIAAVITIMLRLIAVLALVVVNALAESPWGVFSISMTVPIALFMGVYLRYLRPGRVSEVSVIGVVLLLLSIVAGGWVADTTWGVEMFTWSKVTLAWVLIGYGIVAAILPVWLLLAPRDYLSTFMKVGVIGLLAVGILIDRPEVHMPAVTAFAWNGNGPVFAGNLFPFLFITIACGALSGFHALISSGTTPKLVEKETRMRTIGYGGMLLESFVAIMALITAVILDRHVYFAMNSPAALTGGENEKAAEFVNSLGLPGTDLTAAQLAEAARAVGEHTVVSRTGGAPTLAFGMSEILTDIFGHPEMQAFWYHFAIMFEALFILTTVDAGTRVARFMMTDTLANVPGLSRFKDPTWTLGHWVSTLAVCSLWGAILLMGVTDPLGGINVLFPLFGIANQLLAAIALSLVLVVVVKRGYYRWAWIPGIPLVWDVIVTMTASWQKIFSANPSIGYWAQHFRFRAAKAEGATEFGNAKTPEAIEAVIRNTAIQGSLSILFAVLVLIVLGAAVVTCIKAVRGTGSATTEEEFRASEYFAARGLFSTDVEKQLQKVWDEKLPPKERAHVHH, translated from the coding sequence ATGCTGACAAATACAGCAACACCAGTGCCGCCACCGCCGCAGGGAGTGGAATATGTCTACTCCGAAACTTGCGAATTGCCCGTCGGCGTGAACGACCGCCGCGGGATGTCTCCCTTGAAGAAAATCGCCCTCGCGGTAGTCGCTATTGCGGCCGCCGCAGGGTGGGGGACAATTGCCGTAGCGCGCGGGGAAACCGTGAACGCCGTATGGTTAGTGCTGGCCGCCGTAGGTTCCTACATCATCGGCTTTACGTTCTACGCCCGCCTGATCGAGTACAAGGTGGTGAAACCTCGCTCCGATCGCGCCACCCCCGCGGAATACGCGAATGACGGCAAGGACTTTATGCCGACGGACCGCCGCGTGCTGTTCGGACACCATTTCGCAGCGATCGCGGGCGCTGGTCCTTTGGTCGGCCCAGTGATGGCCGCACAAATGGGCTATCTGCCCAGCACCATGTGGATTGTTATCGGCGTGATTTTCGCGGGCGCCGTGCAGGATTACCTTGTGTTGTGGATCTCTACCCGCCGCAAGGGGCGGTCGCTCGGGCAGATGATCCGCGATGAGATGGGCGTGGTTGGCGGCACCGCAGGTATCGCCGCGGTGATTACCATCATGCTGAGACTTATCGCCGTGCTTGCGCTCGTGGTGGTGAATGCCCTCGCCGAAAGCCCGTGGGGTGTGTTCTCCATTTCTATGACGGTGCCGATCGCCCTATTTATGGGTGTTTACCTGCGCTATTTGCGCCCCGGCCGAGTCAGTGAAGTGTCCGTGATTGGCGTTGTATTGTTGCTGCTCTCCATCGTCGCCGGTGGGTGGGTTGCGGACACCACGTGGGGCGTCGAAATGTTCACGTGGTCGAAGGTTACGCTCGCGTGGGTGCTGATCGGCTACGGCATTGTGGCGGCGATTCTGCCGGTATGGCTGCTGCTGGCTCCCCGCGATTACTTATCGACGTTCATGAAAGTCGGCGTGATCGGCCTGCTTGCGGTGGGCATTTTGATCGACCGCCCCGAGGTGCATATGCCTGCCGTTACGGCTTTTGCATGGAACGGCAACGGGCCCGTGTTTGCCGGAAACTTGTTCCCATTCTTGTTCATTACCATTGCCTGCGGCGCGCTGTCTGGGTTCCATGCCCTGATCTCTTCCGGCACCACGCCGAAGCTGGTGGAAAAAGAAACCCGGATGCGCACGATCGGCTATGGCGGTATGTTGCTGGAGTCGTTCGTGGCGATCATGGCGTTGATTACCGCCGTGATCCTGGATCGGCACGTGTATTTCGCTATGAATTCCCCAGCCGCATTGACCGGCGGCGAGAACGAAAAAGCTGCCGAATTTGTGAATTCCTTGGGGTTGCCGGGAACGGATCTTACCGCGGCTCAGCTCGCCGAGGCCGCCCGCGCAGTGGGCGAACATACCGTCGTTTCGCGTACTGGTGGTGCGCCTACGCTGGCGTTTGGTATGTCGGAAATTCTTACCGATATTTTCGGGCATCCGGAAATGCAGGCGTTCTGGTATCACTTCGCCATCATGTTCGAGGCGCTGTTTATTTTGACCACGGTGGATGCCGGCACCCGCGTCGCCCGCTTTATGATGACCGACACGTTGGCCAACGTCCCCGGACTGAGCCGCTTTAAAGACCCGACCTGGACGCTGGGCCATTGGGTTTCTACCCTGGCCGTGTGTTCGCTCTGGGGTGCGATTCTGCTGATGGGCGTGACCGATCCCCTCGGCGGCATCAATGTGCTGTTCCCGCTGTTCGGTATCGCCAACCAATTGCTCGCCGCTATCGCTTTGTCGCTCGTACTGGTGGTCGTGGTGAAGCGTGGCTATTACCGCTGGGCGTGGATACCCGGTATCCCCCTCGTGTGGGACGTGATTGTCACCATGACCGCGTCGTGGCAGAAAATATTTTCGGCAAATCCGAGCATCGGTTACTGGGCTCAGCACTTCCGGTTCCGCGCGGCGAAGGCCGAAGGCGCCACCGAGTTCGGCAACGCTAAAACGCCCGAGGCTATCGAGGCCGTGATTAGAAACACCGCGATCCAGGGCTCACTGTCCATACTTTTCGCCGTGCTGGTGCTGATTGTTTTGGGTGCGGCCGTGGTCACGTGCATCAAGGCGGTGCGGGGAACCGGCAGCGCGACAACCGAAGAAGAGTTCCGTGCCAGCGAGTACTTTGCGGCGCGTGGACTTTTCTCCACAGACGTGGAAAAGCAATTGCAGAAAGTGTGGGACGAGAAGCTGCCGCCAAAGGAGCGCGCGCATGTGCATCATTAG
- a CDS encoding YbdD/YjiX family protein has protein sequence MCIISGAWTMLRACWVYLGDIMGERDYQKYVQYLERHHPCAPVPTEREYWRMRWAEQDLNPKGRCC, from the coding sequence ATGTGCATCATTAGCGGCGCTTGGACCATGCTGCGCGCCTGCTGGGTGTACCTTGGCGACATCATGGGTGAACGCGACTATCAAAAGTACGTTCAGTACCTGGAGCGCCATCACCCATGCGCCCCAGTGCCCACCGAGCGCGAATATTGGCGAATGCGGTGGGCGGAGCAAGACCTGAACCCGAAAGGGCGTTGCTGCTAA
- a CDS encoding hydrogenase maturation nickel metallochaperone HypA, with translation MNHSLDQVKQLRERLDVFLSKLWEQAEEIISQAKTVAPEPDDNDADPDEFQRSFLAFETALRKQMREIVQRGEKIFQERFEVFVDTPDPEIRAIYLAAEAAVRQLEEDIEQATEEIFEPVTNSAAERRFKRSIMEWEEAAAEFRCKQCGTPIPVPELYYQAQYLPCPKCGTQTTFTPTSAMQQAPQWAEAIADAHTAKLKEKVALIAKTPGGWAGQVISTYIDYALKRHREIMKLLPNYAPTQVDSLRRGVFVEVHSKDHTHIEPAGTRDADVTYYNVIGSLGDTLKNYRAQNDAVFAESVEGIVRDLSRPNCEVAAAVLNNTFTHQLWAKYSRMAQQQPEA, from the coding sequence ATGAACCACAGTCTTGACCAAGTCAAACAATTGCGCGAGCGACTCGACGTGTTCTTAAGCAAGCTTTGGGAGCAGGCCGAAGAGATCATTTCGCAGGCAAAGACCGTCGCCCCGGAGCCCGACGATAACGATGCTGATCCGGACGAGTTTCAGCGCTCTTTCCTCGCATTTGAAACGGCTTTGCGCAAACAAATGAGGGAGATTGTGCAGCGTGGGGAGAAAATATTCCAGGAACGATTCGAGGTTTTTGTAGACACCCCGGACCCCGAAATTCGTGCAATTTACCTCGCTGCGGAAGCAGCCGTCCGTCAGCTCGAAGAGGATATTGAACAGGCCACGGAAGAGATTTTCGAGCCCGTTACAAATAGCGCGGCGGAGCGGAGATTCAAACGTTCGATTATGGAATGGGAGGAAGCTGCCGCCGAATTCCGCTGCAAACAGTGCGGCACACCGATCCCAGTTCCGGAATTGTATTACCAGGCCCAGTATCTCCCGTGCCCCAAATGCGGGACCCAAACGACGTTTACGCCGACGTCGGCCATGCAACAGGCACCCCAGTGGGCGGAGGCGATTGCCGACGCCCATACGGCCAAGCTCAAAGAAAAAGTTGCGCTGATTGCCAAAACCCCGGGCGGATGGGCAGGTCAGGTGATTTCCACTTATATCGATTACGCCTTGAAACGCCACCGGGAAATCATGAAACTCCTGCCCAATTACGCCCCCACCCAGGTGGATTCGCTGCGCCGTGGGGTGTTCGTCGAGGTGCACAGCAAAGATCACACGCATATCGAACCTGCGGGCACTCGAGACGCGGACGTCACCTATTACAACGTTATCGGCAGCCTTGGCGACACCCTGAAAAACTACCGCGCCCAAAACGATGCGGTGTTCGCCGAAAGTGTGGAGGGCATTGTCCGCGATCTTTCCCGTCCGAATTGTGAAGTCGCTGCGGCGGTACTGAATAACACCTTTACCCACCAATTATGGGCGAAGTATTCGCGCATGGCCCAGCAACAGCCCGAAGCCTAG
- a CDS encoding DUF5979 domain-containing protein has translation MMRRPATMIAALLAVIVVALSMFAATPVALAEPESTAAATTAAAPANPTPSGTTAPDVENSNQGDSETGDNGTPSPANTPAPTPSPQVRPTGSLLIKKEILGLPYESLDHSHSRIAYTCVPANQVSFGAGTVVNVPNNGDVLEIKDIPVGHRCHVTASNGIVPDGYTLYLTYSAYSGIVTIKEGQGENDSNLVTLTYQYELDTAPIFIRKVVTGERPAGLNDDTEFTVQYRCDKDSADGTVTANTPTEVKLKADGDPVAGPEFPTGTKCKVVAEKPDEPKFEGYIFTPELGHEITVTVEKIFYVNALDDETTVTDDSEVNTLVVTNTFKKDEAKLRVTKAVSGDAGALAGEKEFTFKYTCGADSGELKVKGNGFAETEKTFPVGTECTVTELGVEPDGSAQIHNHILTVTPEVVQRVVVGKDEGAKYTNNYAVKKGKFGVAKKAEGENGKAAEREFVFDYTCGAETGQVRARGNGLVIEAPVELPVGTECTVTESKSAVEIADYDFLTPDDQLTKTVTVREGETAVAEFVNTYARQLNKFKVEKVVKVVDGAVAPATFDFDYKCVLGEDTITGEILGVPANGSGESAEIPTNYVCTVTERDAKVVGATLVTEIGDGVKIVAKQPDGVASIPVIKVDNIYTKDLGEFTITKKLVDPDGIAAGKTFDFKYVCTPPADRAGEAPIEGVLTVAAGASATSPKIPAGFNCEVKEVGAEIVDSNLVTTGLDATLVITKDGKTPVEVTNTYSQWKGALKVSKQILGIKADSKLLKDHEFEAAFKCVKNDKTTNEGSVKVKAGETVTVDNIVANSVCTVTEKLDSTKVSSLRFQPELSTTEVTAEKITVDGGSTDAKLLNSYVELGNFAITKELGGLTGEAAGKDREFHMLAIWTDNGVETTKEFTIRAGQVYKEFPELPVGTKVTLKERHPGNGVFVQWHTPGFTSDRAGAIVDHHDGTAELTIVADSPADKPQLVTLTNTGNPPWWWALVPLAILGGGGGSSNGSSTSAPQSTTPQAPAQAKSSNAPASLARTGASVLGVVALAGLAVAAGVFLVRRGRNNS, from the coding sequence ATGATGCGACGGCCAGCAACCATGATTGCCGCATTGCTAGCGGTAATTGTGGTTGCTCTGTCAATGTTTGCGGCCACGCCAGTCGCACTCGCGGAGCCGGAGTCCACAGCCGCCGCCACCACCGCTGCAGCTCCCGCGAATCCAACACCGAGTGGAACAACAGCCCCAGATGTGGAGAATTCAAATCAGGGAGATTCGGAAACCGGTGATAATGGAACGCCTTCGCCCGCTAACACTCCCGCACCTACCCCCAGCCCTCAAGTTCGGCCGACTGGCAGCCTACTGATCAAGAAAGAAATCCTGGGCCTACCCTACGAGAGCTTGGATCACTCCCATTCTAGAATTGCCTATACTTGCGTCCCGGCTAATCAAGTATCGTTTGGGGCGGGGACCGTAGTGAACGTACCCAACAACGGTGATGTTCTAGAGATTAAGGACATTCCCGTTGGGCACAGGTGTCACGTGACAGCATCCAATGGCATAGTCCCAGACGGATACACCCTTTATCTCACTTATTCGGCCTACAGCGGCATCGTGACGATCAAGGAAGGTCAGGGCGAAAATGACAGCAACCTTGTAACACTCACATATCAATATGAGCTCGACACAGCGCCGATCTTCATTCGGAAGGTTGTCACTGGTGAGCGCCCCGCGGGCTTGAATGATGATACTGAGTTTACGGTGCAGTATCGGTGCGACAAGGACAGCGCGGATGGTACGGTCACAGCGAATACGCCGACCGAGGTGAAGCTGAAGGCAGATGGGGATCCTGTGGCGGGGCCGGAATTCCCGACTGGCACGAAATGCAAGGTTGTTGCCGAAAAGCCAGACGAACCAAAGTTTGAAGGCTATATCTTTACCCCCGAGCTTGGTCACGAAATCACCGTGACAGTTGAGAAGATTTTCTACGTTAATGCACTCGATGACGAGACCACCGTTACAGATGATTCCGAAGTGAACACTTTGGTGGTGACCAATACCTTTAAGAAGGATGAGGCAAAGCTGCGTGTCACTAAGGCTGTGTCGGGTGATGCTGGTGCTTTGGCGGGTGAAAAGGAGTTCACGTTTAAATATACCTGTGGTGCTGATTCCGGTGAGTTGAAGGTGAAGGGCAATGGGTTTGCTGAGACTGAGAAGACTTTCCCGGTTGGTACTGAGTGCACTGTCACCGAGCTTGGGGTTGAGCCGGATGGCTCCGCGCAGATTCACAACCATATTTTGACGGTGACCCCTGAGGTTGTGCAGCGGGTTGTTGTTGGTAAGGATGAGGGCGCGAAGTACACCAATAATTATGCGGTGAAGAAGGGCAAGTTCGGTGTTGCGAAGAAGGCCGAAGGTGAAAACGGTAAAGCTGCCGAACGTGAGTTTGTGTTCGACTACACCTGTGGTGCTGAAACCGGCCAGGTCCGCGCGCGCGGCAATGGCCTGGTGATCGAGGCTCCGGTTGAGCTTCCCGTGGGCACGGAATGCACCGTGACGGAGAGCAAGAGTGCTGTTGAAATTGCGGACTATGATTTCCTTACCCCGGATGATCAGTTGACCAAGACCGTCACTGTACGTGAGGGTGAGACTGCGGTTGCTGAGTTTGTGAACACCTATGCACGTCAGCTCAACAAGTTCAAGGTTGAAAAGGTCGTGAAGGTTGTCGATGGTGCTGTTGCGCCCGCTACCTTCGATTTTGACTACAAGTGTGTGCTGGGTGAGGACACTATCACCGGTGAAATCCTCGGTGTGCCGGCTAATGGTTCCGGCGAATCGGCTGAGATTCCGACGAACTACGTCTGTACGGTCACCGAACGGGATGCCAAGGTTGTCGGCGCAACGCTGGTTACCGAAATTGGTGATGGTGTGAAGATTGTGGCGAAGCAACCCGATGGTGTTGCTTCGATTCCGGTGATCAAGGTGGATAACATCTACACCAAGGACCTTGGTGAGTTCACCATCACCAAGAAGTTGGTTGATCCTGATGGTATCGCCGCTGGCAAGACCTTCGACTTCAAATATGTGTGCACCCCGCCTGCGGATCGTGCAGGGGAAGCCCCCATTGAGGGTGTGCTGACCGTCGCCGCTGGTGCGAGCGCTACCTCGCCGAAGATTCCGGCTGGCTTCAACTGTGAGGTCAAGGAAGTCGGTGCGGAGATCGTGGATTCCAACCTGGTTACCACGGGCCTGGATGCCACGCTGGTGATTACCAAGGACGGTAAGACCCCTGTGGAGGTGACCAACACCTATTCCCAGTGGAAGGGTGCGCTGAAGGTTTCTAAGCAGATCCTTGGTATCAAGGCGGATTCGAAACTGCTAAAAGACCATGAGTTCGAAGCCGCATTCAAGTGCGTGAAGAACGATAAGACCACCAATGAGGGCAGCGTCAAGGTCAAGGCCGGGGAAACCGTGACGGTGGACAATATCGTGGCTAACTCCGTGTGTACCGTGACCGAAAAGCTTGATTCCACCAAGGTGAGCAGCCTGCGCTTCCAGCCGGAGTTGTCCACCACCGAGGTGACCGCCGAGAAGATCACCGTTGATGGTGGCTCTACCGATGCCAAGCTGCTGAACTCCTATGTGGAGTTGGGTAACTTCGCGATCACCAAGGAACTCGGCGGGTTGACCGGCGAGGCGGCCGGGAAAGACCGCGAATTCCACATGCTCGCAATCTGGACCGACAACGGCGTGGAAACCACCAAGGAATTCACCATCCGCGCAGGCCAGGTTTACAAGGAATTCCCAGAGCTGCCCGTGGGCACCAAAGTCACGCTGAAGGAACGTCACCCAGGCAATGGTGTGTTCGTTCAGTGGCACACCCCCGGTTTCACGAGCGACCGTGCCGGTGCCATCGTTGATCACCATGATGGCACCGCGGAGCTGACCATCGTGGCCGACAGCCCGGCAGATAAGCCGCAATTGGTCACCCTGACCAATACCGGTAACCCGCCGTGGTGGTGGGCACTGGTGCCGCTGGCGATCCTCGGCGGCGGTGGCGGATCCAGCAATGGTTCCAGCACTTCCGCTCCGCAAAGCACCACCCCGCAGGCACCCGCTCAAGCGAAGAGCAGCAATGCTCCGGCATCGCTGGCACGTACCGGTGCCTCCGTGCTTGGAGTGGTGGCGCTCGCAGGCCTGGCCGTTGCGGCCGGTGTCTTCCTCGTGCGCCGCGGACGTAACAACAGCTAA